From the Diospyros lotus cultivar Yz01 chromosome 13, ASM1463336v1, whole genome shotgun sequence genome, one window contains:
- the LOC127789083 gene encoding probable protein phosphatase 2C 65, translating into MGACCSVNERYDRGLMVEGQHHDKAMIEVKREDDNAIPSVHSSGAYVRLKGSSRYISMFSQQGRKGVNQDAMTVWENFNGDKDTFFCAVFDGHGPLGHKVARKIRDLLPSTLSSSFNQQPQVNNKAGNNDNNAIFSSWKANLLRSFHDTDQELRADTSFDTYCSGTTSVSVLKQGDHLVIANLGDSRAVLCTRDDSDELVPIQLTVDMKPSLKEEADRIKSKRGRVFAMEQEPEVYRIWMPEEDCPGLAMTRAFGDFCLKDFGLISTPEVSYRKLTERDEFLVIATDGVWDVLSNKEVIEIVASARKRSTVARLLVEYAILAWRHKYPNLKIDDCAVICLFFKSKPTVVTKPTSEPSPLKKYSGRPPRPSPKGAKPDHDGLDTVINCEVSARPQ; encoded by the exons ATGGGGGCATGCTGCAGCGTGAATGAGAGGTATGATCGAGGGCTCATGGTGGAGGGGCAGCACCATGACAAGGCCATGATCGAGGTTAAAAGGGAGGATGATAACGCCATCCCAAGTGTTCATTCTTCTGGGGCATATGTCCGCTTGAAGGGATCTTCTCGCTATATTTCGATGTTCTCCCAACAAGGAAGGAAAGGGGTTAATCAAGACGCCATGACCGTTTGGGAG AACTTCAACGGGGACAAGGATACGTTCTTCTGTGCGGTGTTTGATGGGCACGGCCCATTGGGTCACAAAGTGGCAAGAAAAATACGAGACTTGTTGCCGTCAACGTTGAGTTCTTCCTTCAACCAGCAGCCACAAGTTAATAATAAAGCAGGCAACAACGACAATAATGCCATCTTTTCTTCCTGGAAGGCTAATTTGCTCAGGTCCTTCCATGACACCGACCAAGAACTTCGTGCTGATACCAGCTTTGATACCTACTGCAGCGGCACAACTTCAGTATCTGTACTCAAacag GGAGATCATTTGGTCATTGCCAATTTGGGCGATTCACGGGCAGTTCTTTGCACTAGAGATGATAGCGACGAACTTGTTCCCATCCAACTCACAGTCGACATGAAACCAAGTCTCAAAG AGGAAGCTGACAGAATAAAGAGTAAGAGAGGGAGGGTGTTTGCGATGGAGCAAGAGCCAGAGGTGTACCGGATATGGATGCCTGAGGAAGACTGCCCTGGCCTCGCCATGACAAGGGCTTTCGGCGATTTTTGCCTCAAAGATTTTGGCCTCATCTCTACCCCTGAAGTTTCCTACAGGAAGCTCACCGAAAGAGATGAATTTTTGGTCATCGCAACCGATGGG GTGTGGGACGTGCTATCAAACAAGGAGGTGATAGAAATCGTTGCATCGGCGAGGAAGAGATCGACGGTGGCGAGACTACTGGTGGAGTACGCCATACTAGCGTGGAGACACAAGTACCCAAATCTGAAGATTGATGATTGTGCAGTGATATGCTTGTTCTTCAAAAGCAAACCCACAGTAGTGACCAAACCAACCTCAGAGCCCAGCCCCTTGAAGAAGTACTCAGGGCGTCCACCTCGTCCCAGCCCCAAGGGCGCCAAGCCAGATCACGATGGCCTTGACACCGTCATAAACTGCGAAGTGTCGGCACGTCCGCAATGA
- the LOC127789239 gene encoding aldose reductase, with protein sequence MAQATFSREGEVVKSFKLLSGHTIPAIGLGTWRSGSQANTAVFTAIVDAGYRHVDTAWEYGVQEEVGNGIERAIHAGVDRKHLFITSKLWCTDLSPERVRPALIKTLKELQLDYLDLYLIHWPFRLKDGASRPPNAGEVLEMDMEGVWRELEKLVKDKLVRDIGVSNYTIKKLNKLLSFAHTRPSVCQMEMHPGWRNDKMIEFCKKNGIHVTAYSPLGSGDLIHHPTVERIAKNLNKSPGQVLIRWAIQRETSVIPKSTNPDRIKENASVFSWEIPAEDFRILSSLPDQKRVLDCQDLFVNPSAGPFRSVAEMWDNED encoded by the exons ATGGCACAGGCGACGTTTAGCCGAGAAGGCGAAGTGGTGAAGAGTTTCAAGCTGTTGAGTGGACACACCATCCCAGCCATTGGATTAGGGACCTGGAGGTCTGGTTCCCAGGCTAACACCGCCGTTTTCACTGCTATTGTCGAT GCCGGGTACAGGCACGTGGATACAGCTTGGGAGTATGGAGTCCAAGAAGAG GTGGGGAATGGGATCGAACGGGCCATCCATGCAGGAGTCGATAGGAAGCATCTTTTTATCACATCCAAACTAtg GTGCACTGATTTGTCGCCGGAGCGAGTTCGGCCGGCATTGATCAAAACCCTTAAAGAGCTGCAGCTTGATTACCTCGATCTCTATCTG ATTCATTGGCCGTTCCGCTTGAAGGATGGGGCCAGCAGGCCGCCAAATGCTGGGGAAGTTTTGGAGATGGACATGGAGGGGGTTTGGAGAGAACTGGAGAAGCTTGTCAAGGATAAGCTCGTCAGAGACATTGGGGTCAGCAATTATACCATAAAGAAGCTCAATAAGCTTCTGAGCTTCGCTCATACAAGGCCTTCTGTGTGTCAA ATGGAGATGCATCCAGGATGGAGAAATGACAAAATGATCGAGTTCTGCAAAAAGAATGGCATCCATGTTACT GCGTACTCGCCGTTGGGATCCGGGGATCTGATCCATCATCCAACGGTGGAGAGGATAGCAAAGAATCTGAACAAGAGCCCAGGGCAGGTTCTCATCAGATGGGCTATTCAGAGAGAAACCAGTGTGATTCCGAAATCAACCAACCCCGATAGGATCAAAGAGAATGCAAGTGTCTTCAGCTGGGAAATCCCTGCCGAAGACTTTAGGATCCTTTCCAGCCTGCCAGACCAG AAACGAGTGCTGGATTGTCAAGATCTGTTTGTGAACCCGAGTGCCGGCCCGTTTAGGAGCGTGGCGGAGATGTGGGACAATGAAGATTAA